Below is a window of Vanacampus margaritifer isolate UIUO_Vmar chromosome 11, RoL_Vmar_1.0, whole genome shotgun sequence DNA.
CGAAACGGGTTAGAAACATTTTTGAACTTGtataaaatgtctttgcgacaagaaAGCCTGTTGTCTGCAAACATCTTTGCAGctttttacgaaccctgatgaaaacccaaaaTTAGCAATGTGGAGCAACACATAAAgtcagacaatataacaatactttTAGGCatatgtattctttatcctttgcaGCAAACGGTGGcacttttctttgtgtgtgtctttgtctattatactgccccccggtggccaatGCATGAAGTGGCACAATGTCCagcaaattgaagcaaaaactaTTTAAGTATTTACATTCAATTTAATTGTACAAGTGCAAGTAGTTTTTGAGTTCTTTGTGTTTTATTagcattttaaatccattttaatgtgcaaagataaatatttaaaaaaagatgagggATTTGAGTATATTGAGCGAATTAAACTCGTTATAGTAAAATCAAATCAACCCATTATTTTTCAGCGGTCTCATAATCCTTTCCAGAGTTGTACCTCCTGCCCCGCTAACATGTTCAgtcatgttattgtttttttgaattaGCACAACTCCCCTTGCCCCCTCACCACTGCAGCTGGCAGCCATGACGGGTGAAGCGGGAGTTGTTCTGCCAGATTCCACACAAAAGGTCACCAGCTGTCTCCGCAAAGCCTGGCGCAGCTGTTGACATATTTGGTTGGCCACATATAGAGTGCAGTATTGATAAGTTAACCTTTGCCTTAAATCAAGCTTGCTCAGGCAAGGGGCCGGCCCACGTCCTCCCTCACTCTCCACCACTTCCCACCATGTAAACCAATCACTGAACAAAtccatgacattttcatttatattctGGTTACGTTGTTTGAGGAACACAAACCTGCTTAGACTCGACAAACCACAGAAATTAagtacagtaaatacatttcagcgtgtgtgtgtttttgttttttttaatgaaatcccGGCTACTGCTCTTCATAGTGTTGTGCTTTCTTTTCCCCTAACACATTTCATATTTCAATTTCTTCTTCCACCTCGCTCCTGTTCCACGTAGCgtcctttaaaaaatgtattttgttccCGGGATCACTCGTCCACTCTGTGTACTGCCTCCTATTACCGAATTATCTCCATCCGTTGAGATTTCATGCAAGCCTTAATTAAAACTAGACAGTGCTGTTTCTGATTTTATTTGTGTTCGACTGACAATTTAACTGAGCCGATGAGCGGTAATGGACTTAAGTTTAATAGAAGTAAAATACGCAGTCGAAAAAGATGACTGCTCTTCTTTTAGTGTTAAGCGCCCGTTGCACTCGCTGACATTTACGTAACCTGGTACATTTCAGTCACTGACAAAAACTGGTGTACTCGCCGTCACTGGTATACTTATGAAATATGACAAATTTACACTCTTTATTTGTACTTAATTGGTGTGAATGTACTTAGTATACTTGCACTCGCTAGTATACATGTTAAAACTAGTATACATGCAAAATCTGGTGTACTTGTGAAAACTGGTATACCTGTGAAAGACAGTACACTTGCACTCATTGGTATACTTGTGAAAATTGGTGTAGTCACACTGGTATACTTGCGAATGCTGGTGTACATGAAAACTGGTACACTTGTGAAACTGGCATGCTTGTAGTCACTAGTATACTTGTGAAAAATGGTAGATTTACACTCACTGGTATACTTGTGAAAACGGGTGGATCCGCGCACTCACTGGTATACTTGTGAAAACGGGTTGATTCACACTCACTGGTATACTTGTGAAAACGGGTCGATTCGCACTCACTGGTATACTTGTGAAAACGGGTCGATTCGCACTCACTGGTATACTTGTGAAAACGGGTCGATTCGCACTCGCTGGTATACTTGTGAAAACGGGTCGATTCGCACTCACTGGTATACTTGTGAAAACGGGTCGATTCGCGCACTCACTGGTATACTTGTGAAAACGGGTCGATTCGCACTCACTGGTATACTTGTGAAAACGGGTCGATTCGCACTCACTGGTATACTTGTGAAAACGGGTCGATTCGCACTCACTGGTATACTTGTGAAAACGGGTCGATTCGCACTCACTGGTATACTTGTGAAAACGGGTCGATTCGCGCACTCACTGGTATACTTGTGAAAACGGGTCGATTCGCACTCACTGGTATACTTGTGAAAACGGGTCGATTCGCACTCACTGGTATACTTGTGAAAACGGGTCGATTCGCACTCACTGGTATACTTGTGAAAACGGGTCGATTCGCGCACTCACTGGTATACTTGTGAAAACGGGTCGATTCGCACACTCACTGGTATACTTGTGAAAACGGGTCGATTTGCACTCACTGGTATGCTTGTGAAAACAGGTCGATTCGCACTCACTGGTATACTTGTGAAAACGGGTCGATTTGCACTCACTGGTATGCTTGTGAAAACAGGTCGATTCCCACACTCACTGGTATACTTGTGAAAACAGGCATGCTTGCAGGCGCTGGTGTGCTTGTGAAACATGGCATACTTGTGAAAACTGTTATAGTCACCCCTCACTGGTATGCAAGTGAAACTGGAATGTGTGAAAACTGGTGTACTTGTACTCGCAGTCACTGGTATACTTGCAGTAGTACACTGTATAGTTGCTCTCACTGGTATATTAATGAAAACTGGTATACTTGTGATAATATACACAGTCACTGGTATACTTGTGAAAGCTGATGTACTTGTGAAAACTGGTATACTTGCAGCAGTACTGTAGACTGTATAATTGCACTCACTGGTATATTTATGAAAACTGGTATACTTATGAAAAGCTTTAGCGGTTCATCACGTCACCTTCCGCTTGAATGCAGCAGATTGGTCCTTCTTTCGAGACGCAGGCATTTGACACAGGATGTTTTTATTCAGTCAATAAAagcgaaaaaaaattattttgaaatctgacacgaccattttttcttttattttttaacaattcccAATAATCACTCATTCCTCATGAgtcatctgctttttttttttgctttttttgtctctcaaggctgtttttatgtttttggtccGTCACCAACACCCTCCTGACCCTCACCTGTTATTAAAAGACTTGAATCACAAAGCAACtctttatgtttttctttggagTTTGTGTTTCTCTCAGAAATGCAGCACAGTCGCACGTGACTTCCATGAATTGAATTccatgaatgattttttttttattgtaattaattgcttgacttcactagttaactcacgaataataattaaaaaattacatctgttctaaatgtgcaacattttttttcctaggttttcatactctttaacaaaaatgaaaaaaaagttaaactaatagaaatagtttaaatgaattttttacgtctataggcagtgaatgagttttaacagaggataaagctttttttttttttgaagcatcACATTATTTAGTGGGGCCTAAGGTTATTTTAGGGGTGCTCCTGTAAATTAGGCCTAACAACATCACTAGCTTCCAAATTTTCATCGGATCTTGAAGATGTGTCTGCGTATATCCGATTGCTTCATACCGTACAACAAAGGGTTGAGAACTGGCGGAATCACCAAAAACTCTAAAGATAAAATGATGGCCACGAAGGGGTTCATCTCTTCCACATTGTACCTGCTCAGGGCGATATCACAAAATATGGCGATGGAATAAATGACAAAGGAGACCATGTGCGGCAAACAGCTCTGGAAAACCCTCCGCTTGAATTTGGCTGAGTGTCTCCAGGTGGTGTTAATGATGCGCATGTACGTGTAGAGGATGAAGACTAGCGGGAAGAAAATGGTACAGGAGGTCGCGAACAAGCTGGTCACATTGTTGACCAGCGTGGACTCGCACGACAGCTTCACTACATTCCAGTTGGTACAGAACACCTTGTGGATGTCGTTGCCGCACAAAGGCAGCGTGGTAGACCGGTAGATGGTTGTCGTGAGGAGGATGATGGGTAAAAGCCAGGCCAGGCCGACCAGAATCACGGCTTTTTTCACCGTCATCCTGGCGCGGTAGTGCAGCGGGTGGCAAACAGCCAGGTAGCGGTCGTAGGCCATGACGCACAGCGTGGTCATCTCGTTGCCGCCATACGTGTAAATGAAGTAGATCTGCGTGAAGCAGGCGGCGCGCGAAATTAGATGCGTGTCGGACGCCAGGTCCAATAGTAAGCGGGGGAAGAAGCCCGTGGAGCCGCACAGGGCGTTGAAGGACAAGCTAGCGATGAATATGTACATGGGCTCGTGAAGGTTCTTCTCGCGGAAGATCGTCAGTAGGATGGCCCAGTTGGCGCACACGATGAAGAGGTAGAGGAGGAGGCACAAGGCCAACGTCGGGTAGCGGTACGGGCCGATGTTCATGAACATGGTGAGGTTAAAGTAAGGAGACAGCGTTAGGTTGGGCATCCTTACTACCCGCACACTCGTGACTCAGAACAACCTGTTACTTGACACCGTCTGtgaagagaaaagagaaaagggaTGCAGAGGTGGTTcaggttactttttttttttaggcaatgTGTAAAGCTGTAGGGGACAAACAGAATTTGTTGGATGTGCCTACTAATTCAAATTAGACTTTAACATCAACTATATTAATTTAAATCCTTTATAAATGCCATTattatcatctttttttcaattctccCTTTAATTTCacatattccttttttttcttttcttttttttcttcttttttttctggagagctcagtattgttcattcggtaattttaccgatttgacatgtcatcatcattgctctcttttttttttattattattttttaaaaaaaaattatattgtgtgtgtatgtgcgtgcgtgtgagtgtgtgtgtaatttcacGTATTCCTGTCACCCTAACATTTTACCCACTTTGAAAAATACGATTCCACATCACATGTTCCACAGGAAAATGtatcattcaaattcaaaataaaataaaaaaataagttttactGTTTCATTTCAACAAAGACTGGAGGggtaaaaaattctaaaatatttgttttcgtTGTGATGTGCTTAGTGGCAACATGCTATTTGTGGCTTTAACATTGATGCTATTCTAAGAACTCACTTTCAGTCCTGTAACTCAAATGATGAGTTTTAATGTGATGAAaagatgacattaaaaaaaaaatgcctgagATGTGTCAATAGTACACATTTTGAGTAGTTCAACATGCGTTATCAAACTTAGAATGGGGGGGAAGACCATTTAAGATAATTTTGAGTGTTAGAATAAGCAAATACTGCCTATTCGGTGTCCTCACGGTTAACGCgttaatattaattttgttgacatttaaataaaaagcaacaCACACATTGGCAGGCATTTTTTGTCCAGCACAAACCTGATGGTAACGTTGCACATACAGTTCTCGGTCTGTGTCATGCACTTTGCTCTATCGCACTCTCGGGTCTTCATCACAgtctctttttccttttctgcGTCCTTTCTCTGAAGCaaatcacacacatgcaggcatgTAAGGAAACAATCGGAGCCAAAGAGGTATGCAAAAAGTGCTGCACCTCGGCAGCAACTAATTGtcgtttttatattttaatccaCACCAGGAGTCAAACCTATGCCCTCCCGAGTCCTGCCCCAAAGCCTTTCAGACTGGTGCAGAATTAGcacgttttcattttttaactacAGGGGAACAAAACAGTGGAACGGGATacacaacattttattatttatttaacattcatTATCTGGAAATTACAGGGGGGGAAAAACGACCCCAGCCAGGGCCCCTTGGTAAAATTGATCTCGAATCACCACTAATGGAGTGAGCAATTAACTCTTTAACTACCACTTCTCCGGTTCACAATCACatgtctatcccagctgatttcAGGTGAAAGGCAAACTAGACATGCTGGTCAATTTCATTGCACATATTGAGCCGAACGAAagttaacacacacaaaaaaaaatcccactgtCATAAAGTGAGAAATGAACCACAACACCATCTGCTGCCTACTCATAGAATACTGACTACAACAGTTACAATATATGTAGTATTTTAAtcaatatgataaaaaaaaaattcacatcttAATGTTTGCATTGTATGCTTTGTTGTTTCTATTTGTCCTCTTGACGTCACTGAAAACGAGGGCttgttgtcaataatttttCAAGATAAATACAGATTTGAAATTGAAGAATAGAAATAGGACACGCTCAAAGCCACATACATACGGCGTACACGTAGGCTACGACATACTTACTAACATGTGTCTTCATGATGTTCTTCGTGATCGACTGACTGCGCGTGTTTAGACACTCACCACGAGTGCACGCACCTTTTAATGCCATTTCTTTGCACTCTTGGGACTTGATCTGACTCCGGCTCAGTAGCGGGTAGTGTTACAAAgtacaaatgctttttttacCATACTGTAACGTTTGGTAAGAACGCCACTATCGTTACCGTActtatgtagttttttttttctccaggtatCTGGTATTCAGGTatattatttttctgatgactttttacGTTTACAGTAGGCTACTCCCTagtacatttgaaaacaaatctgtAACTTTTCCTcattactttgtcaaaataagCTTATTTTTTATGGTTTcaatgattttttggggggcacttGATTGATTGTGATCTTGGAAATCTAAAAAGTTAGGGAAAAACAACTAGGTCAGCAGTGACCTGGACGGCAACAGATTTGGAGATgcaatttgttttctttctcatGGCCTAGAATTGTTGATATTATTGGTTCCAAGAATAATTTTGTTGTGAATTAATACATTGTTCACGTGGCAGCCTTAAAATAATCAGTGGTTCGTGAAGATTATATGTTTTCCCATCGTCTTTGAACACGTCACCCCCCCCCGAGTCACGTTCCCGCCCGATTGATTATGTGCAAAACCTGTGCATGCCAAGTATTGACggtaggtggcggtaatgcaccaaaagttgATTTGGCAAACGCCATATAAAAAttcacaagaagaagaagaaaaatgagccGTAGTATTGTTCATGGACCTCGTTCTGTAAGTAATGCCTACATTTTATGGATTTGAGGCAAACACTGAAGTGTTATCATtattgttttgtacatttttgttgaattaagaAGTAAGGAGTGGCCTGTGGAGGGAAAGTTGCTCCCATTGAAAAGGCCTGGCATGTCTGGGCCACAGACTTATATAATGACCTCTCAGCTGAAGGCaaatggcagccatcttgtgttgCCTCTGTTGCTAACTTACTGGCAACTTATCTTTTTACTGAAAACACTTTTAGCAGTGGGTTTAGAAGTTTGGCTTCCATTTTCTTGCTTTGGTTAGGGTTGGGGCTTACAACATAATGCAGATgaatctttgagtagcactcTGAGATATACATTCTGAGCGAAGatttataatttcattttaCAGATGAAATGTGCATTTAGAGCTTCTCCCAGACTTATTGGTACAATTTTTCCGTACATCACACACTTGGCAATTGTGCTGGAAGTGAAAATAATGCGAAAGTACTGCATAGAATTTAGGCGTGCTTAGAGAGCGGCAACGCaagtggcttcacttctcgctaCAGTGAGTAAAGCGGCATTAGCAGTTTACTGATATCTCAAAGATTTTCAACATTTACATGTTCATTTAGAAACTGCCACTCTAGTTATATGTGGAAGGATTACAGAAATAACATGTTCTAAACGTAATTTCTTGTTACATGAATTGTGGAGGGAGGATCCAAACATAGCAAAGACGCGGGAGTTGGGAAACATagtctttatatacaaaaaaattgcaactgTACTGCAACTACAACATAAAAATCATAGGGACAACAAAATACAAGACAATTCCAATGGACCCAACtcaaaacacagtcataacatttctgttcattatttttcaataaaactaaaaataaacacagcaTCCATCTATACAAAGGACCTCGGACCAGGGCTCCTGCTGTGGACTGTGACGGGAGCTGACTCGGTGATAATGGGGACAATGATGAGGAATACACTCCTAAACCAGGTGAAAATAAGCTTGTAAAGTTTCAGCTTGTTTGTGACATTTTATTAATGGAAATATGTGTCCACATTGAATAGATACAAATGTCTGCTCTCTTCTAAAGTGATTTCTTTTTCCCATGTCTCTGTCCAAGTGTAAGGGCCAGACTGTTTACGTTTGTCTGTGTCTCAACAAAAACTACTGCTCTTGTGAATTCCACAAGTGAGCTGAAGTGACATGTTCACTCGTCACGCTGAAAGGTCAACCAAACTGAGTCAGAGTAAAGGTAggtttttgttattcattacTTGTGTTTATAATATGTGTTTTATAATATTACAGCAGTTATAGGAGTTGGAACTCCTGAAAAATAACTTTGTTAcatcaataaaataatcaacataCCGGAATAGGACAGGtgcttttttgccatttttgttttttttaccataaatgCCTGTTGTCACAAATTTGCCTCATACCTAGATTTCTATCTATTTTATGTGCTATACTCTTATTCAATTTAGTTATTATATCAAGTTCTTAATGCTCAAAGTGGACTTTTAGTTCATCAGTGACACCAATGAATCACATTGCTAGGATGaagtaaaatgttttgaaatgtgtCATCAGATGATTCCTGCAATAAGAAACTAAGGGAAAGGAATAAcaccatgtttttaaaaaaacagcacattgGGCATGTCGCTTTTTACTTTATGGTCATTCATGCGGTACAGCAAATAGGCTATGCCATGCTTGGGGTCCCCACAATGTCTCCGCCAGATTGACACACATGCATGTGACCAAATTCTTGGTGGAATAAAGACCCTAGAAGGGCTTAAAGCGGGCTCTCAAAATAGACAACAAAAATCCTATCTCCTTtaatacaatgaaataaaacttAATGAAAttctaactaaaactaaacctGCTACCTTAAGGAAAGCAGTagaggaaatgaatggaaggtTGCAAGAGAGATAATTGGGTAACGAGTTGTCAATTTTGTCAAATGGAAAAGATGCGTTTATAGTTTAGGACTGCCTGGAAATGTAGTTTCTTGTGGAGGCTAGCATGTGATCGCCGAAGTAACTTCACGACTGAAAAGTTATTTGATGTTGACGCTTGCTGTCACTCTTGCTCGACATTGGCAACTAGCTAGTGCGTTCAACTCTCAAGTCTTGGGATAGTGCCGTCCACGTCCTTATGAGTTACTTAGGGGGGCTTAAGGTTATCTCTCCTCTTCTAAAATGTCAACTAATGATGCCACTGGTTTCCACAATCTCAAAGAATCTTGAAGATGTGTCTGCGTATATCCGATAGCTTCATACCATACAGCAGAGGGTTGAGAACTGGCGGAATCACCACAAACTCCAAAGATAAAATGATGGCCACGAAGGGGTTC
It encodes the following:
- the LOC144060431 gene encoding olfactory receptor 7C2-like — its product is MPNLTLSPYFNLTMFMNIGPYRYPTLALCLLLYLFIVCANWAILLTIFREKNLHEPMYIFIASLSFNALCGSTGFFPRLLLDLASDTHLISRAACFTQIYFIYTYGGNEMTTLCVMAYDRYLAVCHPLHYRARMTVKKAVILVGLAWLLPIILLTTTIYRSTTLPLCGNDIHKVFCTNWNVVKLSCESTLVNNVTSLFATSCTIFFPLVFILYTYMRIINTTWRHSAKFKRRVFQSCLPHMVSFVIYSIAIFCDIALSRYNVEEMNPFVAIILSLEFLVIPPVLNPLLYGMKQSDIRRHIFKIR